A portion of the Bacteroidales bacterium genome contains these proteins:
- a CDS encoding DNA polymerase III subunit gamma/tau, translated as MENFVVSARKYRPSNFHSVVGQLSIATTLKNAIQRKHLAQAYLFCGPRGVGKTTCARIFAKTINCLNQSPQIEACNECESCVSFNSSRSFNIHELDAASNNSVEGIRKLIEQVRIPPQIGKYSVYIIDEVHMLSQSAFNAFLKTLEEPPAHAIFILATTEKHKILPTILSRCQIYDFNRIKVEDTVTYLEHIAKNEGVKYEVEALNIIAQKADGAMRDALSIFDQVVSFSDNNITYNNVIENLNVLDYQYYFKLTENFNSGNYTDSLRIFDELLSKGFDAQQFVSGLSNHIRNLLVCKDSQTLSLLEVGAAIAERYKNMAAICPPDFLISALDQANQCDVTFRQSTNQRLHVELMLIKLCGLNQEKKKDSNQDVDDVHLEPEVKKSLPKKPISSSLNETPVKPQVNRVAPKSFSIKNAVNGTSSESKVENSEIIAEPISDEYGSNNIIDADVPIVSEENLLNSWRLFTNQIKDDKPNHSSILQSYQPHLIDDYKIEIVLESQLQVDLFSEIKPDLLQYIRNQLKNKQLNIVEIIEEQQVQNRLYTSDDKFKFMLQKNPNLAKLKQQLNLDFS; from the coding sequence ATGGAGAATTTTGTTGTATCTGCAAGGAAATACCGTCCATCTAACTTCCATAGCGTAGTTGGGCAGCTATCAATAGCTACTACTTTAAAAAATGCAATTCAGAGGAAACATCTTGCTCAAGCCTACCTGTTTTGTGGTCCAAGAGGTGTTGGAAAGACCACTTGTGCTAGAATTTTTGCCAAAACAATAAACTGCTTAAATCAAAGTCCTCAAATAGAAGCTTGTAACGAGTGCGAAAGTTGTGTTTCATTTAATTCTTCACGTTCATTTAATATTCACGAACTTGATGCTGCCTCCAATAACTCGGTAGAGGGTATTCGTAAGCTGATAGAACAGGTAAGAATCCCTCCTCAAATTGGTAAGTATAGTGTGTACATAATTGATGAGGTGCACATGCTATCCCAATCGGCATTTAATGCTTTTTTAAAGACACTTGAGGAACCACCCGCTCATGCCATATTTATATTGGCAACAACGGAGAAGCATAAAATACTTCCTACCATTCTTTCACGCTGCCAGATATATGATTTTAATAGAATTAAGGTTGAAGATACTGTTACCTATTTAGAACATATTGCTAAAAATGAAGGAGTTAAATATGAGGTAGAGGCATTAAACATCATTGCTCAAAAAGCCGATGGAGCAATGCGAGATGCATTATCTATATTTGATCAGGTAGTAAGTTTTAGCGATAATAATATTACTTACAACAATGTAATTGAAAACTTAAATGTTCTCGACTATCAATACTACTTTAAATTGACTGAGAACTTTAATAGCGGGAACTACACCGATTCATTAAGAATTTTTGACGAACTTTTATCAAAGGGTTTTGATGCTCAACAATTTGTATCAGGATTAAGCAATCACATTCGAAATTTGCTGGTTTGCAAGGATAGCCAAACGCTCTCTTTATTGGAGGTTGGAGCAGCAATAGCTGAGAGGTATAAAAACATGGCTGCTATTTGCCCACCAGATTTTTTGATTAGCGCATTAGATCAAGCAAATCAATGCGATGTAACATTCCGGCAAAGCACGAATCAAAGACTTCATGTTGAATTGATGCTGATTAAACTTTGCGGTCTTAATCAGGAAAAAAAAAAAGATAGTAACCAAGATGTAGATGATGTTCATCTTGAACCTGAGGTAAAGAAAAGTTTACCGAAGAAACCAATTAGCTCATCTTTGAATGAAACACCAGTTAAACCTCAAGTAAATAGAGTTGCGCCCAAATCATTTTCAATAAAAAATGCCGTAAATGGCACTTCCTCTGAAAGTAAAGTAGAAAATTCAGAAATTATTGCTGAACCTATTTCTGATGAATACGGTAGTAATAATATTATTGATGCTGATGTTCCGATAGTATCTGAAGAAAATCTTCTTAATAGTTGGCGATTATTTACCAATCAGATAAAAGATGATAAACCAAACCATAGCAGTATATTACAATCATATCAACCTCACCTTATTGATGATTATAAAATTGAAATTGTTCTAGAAAGTCAATTGCAGGTTGATCTATTTTCTGAAATAAAACCTGATCTATTACAATATATCCGTAACCAACTTAAAAATAAACAGCTAAATATAGTTGAAATTATTGAAGAGCAACAAGTTCAGAATAGGCTCTACACCTCAGACGATAAGTTCAAATTTATGCTTCAAAAAAATCCGAACTTAGCAAAACTAAAGCAGCAACTTAACCTCGATTTCAGCTAA